The sequence GGTTCGCTGCGCTCGATCCTAATGAGTTTGCGCAGATGTTTCAGCCTCGTCCGCCACGGCCGCCACGGGATGACGACGAACAAACTGATGACCGTCTCGGCGAGTCCCTGGCCGAGTTAGGTCGTCAGCTTACGCGGGCGGCATTGTTGAAGATCGGTACGGCTACCGAACCACTCGCCGGTGAGACATGGCGAGCGGTGACGACGCGACTAGGCTGGCAGTATGAGTTCCTTTCTCAGCCACCGGTCCGCCCAGGGCGTTTCCGCATTCTGGCACTTAATGATGAAGCAGCGCCACATTCACCAGAGCAGGCTATGTTGATAGGGCCGCGCTATACTGTGACCGAAGCCTACCGGCTGCGAGAGGATGATCTGCACGAGAAGTTGGATGAAGAACTTCGGCCCGATGATGTCGCGCCTTTCACTGTGCTTGCCCGTCGTAGCAGAGGTGTCGCCCGCATTGCTGTGTTGCGGATGGATGTTGATAATCTGGGCGATCTCTTTGGGAAAGGATTGGAACGACCGGCTGGCATGGCCGGTCTGGCGGTGACCGCAGCCCTGAGTAGCGCGCTGAGCCGCTTTTTCGAGGGTTGGGTCGGCGAGTTGTGTCAGCGCATGAATCAAACTGAAGGTGGCATCTACGCCGTGTATAGCGGTGGCGATGACCTGTTTCTGGTTGGTTCGTGGCATGTGATGCCTGAACTAGCTCGTACAATCCGCGATGATTTTATTCGCTATACAACCGGCATCATCCCAAATGGCATCCCACCGGTGAGTGTGTCGGCGGGCATTACCCTGCATCAGGCTGGGTATCCGCTGTACCAGGCGGCAGAAGACGCCGGAAATGCGCTTGATGCGGCGAAGAGCTACACCCGTCCTGATGGCCGCAACAAAGATGCGATTACGTTTCTGGGTCAGACGCTGAGCTGGCAGGAATTTGCTGAGGCCTCGCGTCTGAAGGATGAACTGGTGACATTAATTGAGCAAGGTGCGCCGCGCAGCCTGCTCATGACAGTACAACGCCTGTCGTTGTATGCTCGTCCGCGCTACAACCGGGCTGGGGTTGAACAATTGACCGTCGGCCCGTGGGTGTGGCAGGGTGTCTACCAGTTCACACGCCTGGCCGAACGTTCATCAGACGAGGTCAAGCAGAAGATTGTCGATCTGCGCGAACGATTGCTGAGCAGCGAGGGGATTATGGCGCGAACTATCATCCCCGCCGGATTGGCCGCTCGCTGGGCACAGTTGTTGCTACGCAGTCGTGATCGTAACCGGTAGCATTGGTTTATGTTTGGCGAAGGGAGGTTGTATGAATCGTCAGCGGGGTGATCAATCACCATCGGTTCAGCCTATTTCAGCAGATGATCTGAAAAAGATCATGACCGAAGATTCGGCGGAAGCTGTTCGGTTGTTAATCCAAAAGGCCGAAGAGTTGGGAGAAGAGCTGAGTAAAAAGCTTACCACTTCCCAGATCCGCAACATCTTTGGTGAGGTACGCTCGATCGAGCAAGAGGTAGGCCTTGAGGAAAAGACTCTTCCACTAAACGTTCAGCGTCGGCTGCTGATGTTGAAACCCAAAATGGCGTATCAAATTGGTCGCTTCAGCAACAATGGTGGGTTGAAAGCACTGGTTGATACGCTCTCGCAAGCAATTGATCTGATCGGGAATGATGTTCGCCGCTTTCATACCTTTGTCGATCTGTTTGAAGCGATTCTGGCCTACCACCGGCGCTACGGTGGCAAGACGAGTTAATGACTGAGGAGGCTGCCCCATGAGCACACGCGCTGTTACCCTGCACGGACGGATCATGTTGCGGGCTGAGATTGAATTGCTGACCGGTCTGCACATCGGCGGCGCCGCTGGTGGGCTTGAGATTGGCGGTCTTGATAAACCGGTTATTCGCAATCCGCGTACCAATCAGCCCTATATTCCCGGCTCTTCGCTGAAAGGGAAGCTGCGTTCACTGATGGAAAAGGTTTACGGTGCCCCACAGACTTTCAAGATCAACGAAGGGGTGTATATCCACGTACCCACGAACGAAGATGAGTATCATAACTTTTACCAGATTGCTGGCGTGTTTGGCACGTTACCTAATCACAAGGATCTAACAATTAGTGTGCCGACGCGCCTAATAATGCGGGATGTGCCACTGACCGCCAAATCAGAAAGTGAACTGCGTCAGCTCCGCACCGATCTGCCGTACACCGAGATCAAGTGGGAAGCCGCGATTGATCGTGTCACTTCGGCGGCTACACCGCGCCAGATCGAGCGCGTGCCGGCCGGCGCCGTCTTTGGGCCGGCAGAGGCGGTCTACAGTCTCTACGTCGGGAATGGTGAAACGCTCGCCGATGTTATCAATCTGTTCGGTTCACTCTACGAGGCCTTCACTTATCTTGAAGATGACTACCTGGGTGGGATGGGATCGCGTGGCAATGGCCAAGTACGTCTGCGTAACATTCAGATATTTGCTCGTCGGCTTCAAGCCGGACAGTACGATGAGCTGACGCTCGTAATGGAAGCGCCAACCCTGCCTGAGCTGAAGCGAGATGAGCTGCTGACCAAGTTACGACAACACTTCGCCGCAGCGTAGGTGCGGCCATTCTCCGGAGAAAGGTCTATGCCGATACTTACCATCTACCACTTGACCCCACCACCTGGTGCAACCACGCTCAGCTTTCACTTCGGTCGGCAAGGGATCGGTCTGGAAGAGACGAGCGAGACGTTAGCCTCCGATTCGTTCTTTGCGGCGCTGGTGGCGCAGGCAGCACTGAGTGATGTTCAACGTACACCCGATGGCGTACCGGTTTGGGTTGCGCCGTTTCTCAATGGGCAACCGCCGTTCCGCCACAGCTCTCTCTTACCTCGGATCGGTGATTTGCCGTTGTTGCCACGGCCGTTACTGCCACTCCGTTTGCCTGATGCTGCGGAAGTGGCCGGAAAAAAGCTCAAGAAGCTGCGTTATCTCTCGCCGGCCCTCTTCGTTGCCGTCTGTAAGGGTGAGATGTTGCCCGACTCTCCTTTGATCCTGCAACAAGGTAAAATCTGGCTGAGTGAAGAAGAAGCCCGCAGCCTGCCGTCGCCATGGAAACCGACGGCCGGTGAAAGTACAGAGTCTTGGCGGGCGCGGTTGAGTGCGAGCCTACTCTGGCAGATTGACGCCACACCACGAGTAACCCTGGATCGGTTGAGTCAGGCGTCGGCTTACTATGAAGTCGGTCGTATTATCTTTTCACCCGGCGTCGGTCTGAGTGTGGGCGTGATGTTTCACGATCCACAGGCTCAACCGGTGTTCGAGCGCCTGCTCACGCTGCTCGGCGAGAGTGGGTTGGGTGGCAAGCGTACCAACGGCTATGGCGCCTTCACATGGCAGCGCGGTGCTCCGCTTAGTCTCGATCTGCCGCAACCTCACCAGCGCGCCGTCTTGCTCTCGCGTTATATCCCGACCCCAGATGAGCTGGCGTTGGTACGCAATGAACGCTCGACGTACCAACTGGTCAACGTTGGCGGGTGGTTCCTAGCTGCCGATGGCACGACCTACCGTCGGCAATCGGTCATGATGGTTGCGGAAGGTGCTGTACTGTCCTGCGCCGATCATCTACCGCATGGTCAGATCATCGATGTGAGACCGGATATGAACCTGCCGCACCCGATCTACCGTAGTGGATTGGCGCTAGCTATCGGCATACCAACAGCAATCGAATAAGGAGGTCGAATAAGGAGGGTTATGCCGTCGATTAATCGAGTCTATCAATTGCGGATCGAAACCCTCAGCCCGCTCTGTGTGCTGAGTGGCAGCCGGTTGTACGAACAAGTCGATTTCTACACCGACCGCGAGACAACCTACGTCTTCAACAGTGATGCGGTCCTCGATCTTGTGTTGCAACGCTGGCTGGAACGTCAACCTTCTCGCGAACAACAACTGGCACGTTTGGCCGAGCGTGAAGAACGACTCCAGCGTCGGAAGCAAAAGAATATCGAAGACATTAAACGTTTCGAGGCGTCGCCACCCAAAGACCCACGCAAGGCGCAAGAGATGGAGCAGCGCCTGATCGCCGAGGCGAAAGAGATTAAAGAGGGACTGGCTCGCCTGAAGGCCGAACGGTCCAGTCTTGAAACGGAATCGACCACCGTCGTTGTCCCGCCAGAATTGCTCCAGAACAGTGGCATCGGCGATTTGCTGAAAACCCGACTATTGACAGTTGACGACCTGCGTACTGTACCGGGTCTGCTTCGCTACTCCTACGCTGGTCGCCCTGAAGTGAAGAGTGGGCAGAGCGAGATTCTGGCCTGCGTCAAAGACCCCGCCGACCGTCTGTATCTCCCCGGTTCAACATTGAAGGGCGCACTCCGCACCGTTCTGGCCTGGGCGCTGGCCCCAGAGCGAGCGGCACAGGTGCTGGCGCAATTTGCCGATGCAGAAGATAAGCGCAATGCCGCAGCAGCCATCGAGCGTAACATCTTTTACGGACGAAAGCAGCGCCATGACAAGCGGGTTAGTCACAACCTGTTACTCGATGTGATGCGTACCGTTCATCTGAGCGATAGCCAACCGGTGAGCCAGAACCCGTTGCTGGCTCAGGTACGGGTGTTTCCCAGAGGTTCGCCGATGACGGTTGAAGCGGTGCCGGATGGGGTCACATTTACTGCCGTCTTGCAAATCGAACAGTATCCGTTTACCGGCCAGATAGCCCGCTCGGTGATCGACTTTGGCGACTGGGCGCAACAACTCCAACCGGCGCGCCTAGCGGAACTGGGTCGGCAGCGCGCTCGTGTGCTGATCGAAGGCGAACAAACCTACTTTCGGCAGCATCCAGAAGCAGCAGCAATTACTCGCTTCTATGCCGGCTTAGCCGAACGACTAGCCGGGCTAGAAGGAACAAATGCGTTTCTGCTGCCTATCGGCTGGGGGGCCGGTTGGCGCAGCAAGACTCTCGACAACCTTCTGCGGGAGGGTAATCGCGAAACGATCTTTGTGCAAGCAGTGCATCGATACAATCTGAAATTACATCGACAGCGATCACAGCGGTTTCAGGCTGGTGATCGCTTCCCTGATACACGCAAACTGGTAATGCAGAACGGGCAACCTTGGCTGCCACTGGGCTGGGTCTGCCTGACTATCGAGGAGCGTAGGGTATGACAATCCTGATCATGTGCAATCTTGGTAACAGTGATCTGGTGGCCGACGGTAAGCGACCAAATAACCTGCGCGTTGAGGGTGAGCAACTCTGGCAGACCTTTGCCGAACACCAGTTTGAATTACCATTGATCGAGCCGTGTTTAAAATTCATCCAGCAGAAACATCCTGATGCGAAAGCGCGACTGATCTGTTTCTTCACCGACCAGCCGGAAAATCCGAAAACGATGCAAGCTGATCGTTTTGGGGTGAGATTACGTGACAAAGACACCGTCTGGGTGGCGCGGATCGTGCAGCGGCTGGTTTCCGAGCGGTTTGCAAACTGGATCGAGCAGGTGCAACCAGTTCGGATTGAAAACCGGTATGGCCCCGATCTCAACCCAAGTATCTATGACGAAGCGTTCGAGGCTTACGCCTACTTGTTGACGCGCGTCGAACACGATGTCGATGCGTGCTACATCTTGACGGCTGGCGGGATTCCGGCTTGCAATTTTGCGTTACAGCTTCAGGCGATTATCGCCTATGCTGACCGCTGTCATTTCGTCTATCCGCCTGAAGGTGGTCACGTTACCGAGCTAGGGATCGGCGAAAAGATGAGTAGAGCCTTTCAGCGGATCAATGCAATGACGGCCCTTGGTCAGTACAACTTCCCGGCTGCCCTGCTCAACGCACGTCATGCTGGGGTTGAGGAGTGGATTCTCCGACTCCTTGAATATGCTGTCTACCGCGAAGCATTTGATTTTCGGCGTGCACAGGATGTTGCGACGAAGGCAGAACGTGTCGCGTCAGGGACAAACCGCGATCTCTGTCGTGAGTTGAGTGCCGACCTCAAACAGCTCGAAAAAAACGATATGGCTGCGCTGCTCCGTGAAGTGGCCTACAGCGCCGAAATTGCCTGGCGCAACGGTCGCTATGCCGATATGCTGGGGCGTATCTTTCGGTTTCAAGAGGGAGTCTTGCGCTGGATCGTCGAACGCTACCTCGGCCTGCCTACCGATATGAGTAAGGAGGTGCGCGAGGTCAATGTGAAACGCTACCGTGAGCAGATCGAAGCTACGCCGGATTTACGCAGGTTTTTGGAACAACGCACCATTGACAATCAGCCGCTGCGCTACGCCGATGGCCCAAATCGACCGGTCATGCAGGCGATGTTTGAATTTGTGCTTGAAGGGGGAACACGAGCAGATGGCACACCATGTGCGACAAAGAAAGATCGCGAGCGGTTACAAGGTGTTCAGGCACGTTTGAACAAACTTAACGCACTGGCCGATCTACGTAATCAGAGCGTGATTGCGCATGGTTTTGCCGGCGTTTCAGAGGAAGCCATCAATAACCTCTATCCAGGCGGTGCTAGGCAGATCGTTGACGATCTGAAAAAGATCATCGAGCTGCTCGGTATCGAAGGTGCTGCATCACCGTTTGATCGAATCGTCGAGGTTGTCCAACGAGCGCTTAAGCAACGACTGGATACCTGATTCTGGGTATTTAGAACCTATCCGAATCATCGATTACAATTTGACAAAACTGTTATTGCATCCTAGGTGAAGCTGTGCTACACTAAAGATAGGAAAAAAGTACTATTGTCACCAGCGCCACCGTAACTGTCCATCTTTGCAATGGCGCAGGGATAGAGACGGGGGGCTTCTATGAGCAGCAATCCTCAGACTGCGCAACCTGTGCGCATCTTGCTGGTAGAAGATGATCACCACATCGGACGCATCATAGAGCTTGCGATGCAGGGCATAGGGATACCTTACGAGTTTGTGTCAGTGCTCAGCGCGGAAGAGGCCCTGGAGCGCTGGAAAGAGCAACCATTCGACTTACTGATTAGCGACTACAATCTGCGCAGTATGAATGGTGTGCGGCTAGTAAAGACATTGCGCGAACAAGGGTACAACCCAATTACCTTGATTGTCACGGCCTATGATTCGTCCGAAGTGCGTCATGCTGTAGCCGAGGCGGATGTTCATAGTTACATGACCAAGCCGTTCTTCATCGATGAACTGATTGAACGTATCAAGCAATTGCTCTCCACCAACTGGTCGATGAAAGAACGTATGCTCAACGCCTGAGACGATCAGGCGTAACAACGTCTATCACCTCTATCAGCTCTCCACATTGTTTCGCATCAGAATACTGAGCAGTGCATCCATCCCGCCTTGCATCCCCTGCAAACGGGGTGTCGGAGGGGTGCGTGTTCTGCCGTTGTCAGCGCAGGAATGCAGGCTGTAGACGCACGCTCTTAAATGGTATTGTCTGGTGTTCACTGTAAAACCGCAAACGCTGAACACCCCTGCCGGGAAGTCGAACTGCATGTAGTCAGTTGTGATACTATTGCAGGGTGCATACGTACTCATCGTCACTACCTGGAGCTAGCATGCAACCAATTCCACGTTACGACGGTTATATCTTCGATCTTGATGGGACGATCTACCTGGGTGATATGCTCTTACCGGGTGCAGCCGAACTGTTGCATACTCTGCGTCAAGAGGGTCGCCGGATCACATTTCTTTCAAACAACCCCACCAAAACACGGCAGCAGTATGCCGCCCGTTTGCAGCGACTTGGTATTGTGGCTGAAGAACACGAGATTATAACGAGTGCGACAGTGATGGTTGAGTGGCTGCTGGCGAATGCGCCTGGTGCACCACTCTTTGTTGTCGGCGAGGCGCCGCTGATCGGAGAGCTTGAGGCTGCCGGATTCCCAATGAGTGAACGGCCCGGTGAGATCGCATTCGTTGTTGCTTCGTTTGACCGTACTTTTACGTACCGTAAGCTACAAATTGCCTTCGACGCAATTCGGGCAGGGGCGCGATTGGTAGCGACAAATCCCGATCGATTCTGTCCCGTACCAGGTGGTGGAGAACCAGATGCCGCTGCGATCATCGCTGCCATTGAAGCCTGTACCGATACCCGTTGTGAGGTCATCGTCGGTAAGCCCTCGCCGATTATGGCGCGTACTGTTACCAACCTGATCGGGTTGCCGCCAGCACAGTGCATTATTGTAGGAGACCGGTTGATGACCGATATTGCAATGGGTGTGACTGCCGGTATGGACACGGCCCTCGTGCTGACCGGTGATAGCCAGCGTGCCGATATAGAGCGATCTCCGTATCGCCCGACGTATGTCCTGGAACGCATTGACGAATTACTCGGTGCGTCGTAGAGTCTGAAATACGACGGAAGACCGAAAACGCTGAAAATCTCTTACGTCCCTCTAATCCATTTCCGCTCACATGGCGCGAGGAAGAGGAGGCATGGAACGGGTGGTTTCCACCACTCCTACCAGGACTTTTTCAACGTTTTCAGGTTTTGGTTGTGTTCGCCAACAGATGTCGTTCACATCTGTATGACGAGGCCACTGGCTTGCGTCGTGTAAGAGGAGTGATCCCGTCACTGTATTGTGGGAGCGGGTTCCAAACCCGCCCCTGCCAACGCGGAGACGTGCACAATCGATGTACCAATGAGAGGATTGGTCGCAGACCATCACCCCCAACCCTTATCACTCTGCGATTAATAACGATCGCAGCGTTGCTACCGAGTCGGCCAGGGCAAGAGGTGCAGCATGGTAGAGTTCCTGGTATTCCCCATAGCCATACGTTACTGCAATACATGGCATACGGTGTGAACGGGCGCCGATAATGTCGTACACAGTATCGCCGACCATCACCGTCCAAGCGCGGTCGGTATGTAGGCAAGGTAAGAGCGTTGCGATCACCATCGCCTTGCTGCCATTGCGGTCGTCGGGATCAACGGCTGCAATGGCTTCAAAGAACGGTTGTAAGCCGAAATGCGCCAGAATACGTTCAGTTGAAGGGCGAATCTTTGAAGTAGCAACGAACAGCCTAATACCATGCGTTTTAAGATCGGCCAGCAGTTCAGGGATACCAGGAAAGACCATATTTTCATACAGGCCGATTTCCCAGTACCGTTGTCGATAATGGGCAACCGCCTGATCGGC comes from Chloroflexus sp. Y-396-1 and encodes:
- the csm2 gene encoding type III-A CRISPR-associated protein Csm2 — protein: MNRQRGDQSPSVQPISADDLKKIMTEDSAEAVRLLIQKAEELGEELSKKLTTSQIRNIFGEVRSIEQEVGLEEKTLPLNVQRRLLMLKPKMAYQIGRFSNNGGLKALVDTLSQAIDLIGNDVRRFHTFVDLFEAILAYHRRYGGKTS
- a CDS encoding HAD-IIA family hydrolase, with translation MQPIPRYDGYIFDLDGTIYLGDMLLPGAAELLHTLRQEGRRITFLSNNPTKTRQQYAARLQRLGIVAEEHEIITSATVMVEWLLANAPGAPLFVVGEAPLIGELEAAGFPMSERPGEIAFVVASFDRTFTYRKLQIAFDAIRAGARLVATNPDRFCPVPGGGEPDAAAIIAAIEACTDTRCEVIVGKPSPIMARTVTNLIGLPPAQCIIVGDRLMTDIAMGVTAGMDTALVLTGDSQRADIERSPYRPTYVLERIDELLGAS
- a CDS encoding HAD family hydrolase, with protein sequence MSMKRKYRFRAILFDLDGTLTDPFIGIARSVNYALHQLGHPPLSDPALRRWIGPPLHDSFAQLLGDPTLADQAVAHYRQRYWEIGLYENMVFPGIPELLADLKTHGIRLFVATSKIRPSTERILAHFGLQPFFEAIAAVDPDDRNGSKAMVIATLLPCLHTDRAWTVMVGDTVYDIIGARSHRMPCIAVTYGYGEYQELYHAAPLALADSVATLRSLLIAE
- a CDS encoding CRISPR-associated protein Csm1, whose protein sequence is MTATEPFDVAYQVLQAWTTAATGEQVTAPPALAAAAWQLCGQSPQSAWPPLPDALGTIFTRLRNGSVHKWQKPAMLRCNEDTLFPKDQPVRRDEALVNHLRQVLQLVAQLNDSSQRVECLLSGLQWYAWSLPSPLPAVSLYDLARLHAAVAAAQAADSEYRIALVGGDLSGLQEFLYSIPAEGAARQLRGRSFYLQLLTDACANYVLRESGMPLCNLLYAGGGRFYVVVPGYVVDLVLDWRKQLGRILLKAHHGLLYLALGATQPFAPDTYSDMTWIELTQAIDRDKRRRFAALDPNEFAQMFQPRPPRPPRDDDEQTDDRLGESLAELGRQLTRAALLKIGTATEPLAGETWRAVTTRLGWQYEFLSQPPVRPGRFRILALNDEAAPHSPEQAMLIGPRYTVTEAYRLREDDLHEKLDEELRPDDVAPFTVLARRSRGVARIAVLRMDVDNLGDLFGKGLERPAGMAGLAVTAALSSALSRFFEGWVGELCQRMNQTEGGIYAVYSGGDDLFLVGSWHVMPELARTIRDDFIRYTTGIIPNGIPPVSVSAGITLHQAGYPLYQAAEDAGNALDAAKSYTRPDGRNKDAITFLGQTLSWQEFAEASRLKDELVTLIEQGAPRSLLMTVQRLSLYARPRYNRAGVEQLTVGPWVWQGVYQFTRLAERSSDEVKQKIVDLRERLLSSEGIMARTIIPAGLAARWAQLLLRSRDRNR
- a CDS encoding response regulator yields the protein MSSNPQTAQPVRILLVEDDHHIGRIIELAMQGIGIPYEFVSVLSAEEALERWKEQPFDLLISDYNLRSMNGVRLVKTLREQGYNPITLIVTAYDSSEVRHAVAEADVHSYMTKPFFIDELIERIKQLLSTNWSMKERMLNA
- the csm4 gene encoding type III-A CRISPR-associated RAMP protein Csm4 yields the protein MPILTIYHLTPPPGATTLSFHFGRQGIGLEETSETLASDSFFAALVAQAALSDVQRTPDGVPVWVAPFLNGQPPFRHSSLLPRIGDLPLLPRPLLPLRLPDAAEVAGKKLKKLRYLSPALFVAVCKGEMLPDSPLILQQGKIWLSEEEARSLPSPWKPTAGESTESWRARLSASLLWQIDATPRVTLDRLSQASAYYEVGRIIFSPGVGLSVGVMFHDPQAQPVFERLLTLLGESGLGGKRTNGYGAFTWQRGAPLSLDLPQPHQRAVLLSRYIPTPDELALVRNERSTYQLVNVGGWFLAADGTTYRRQSVMMVAEGAVLSCADHLPHGQIIDVRPDMNLPHPIYRSGLALAIGIPTAIE
- the csm3 gene encoding type III-A CRISPR-associated RAMP protein Csm3; the encoded protein is MSTRAVTLHGRIMLRAEIELLTGLHIGGAAGGLEIGGLDKPVIRNPRTNQPYIPGSSLKGKLRSLMEKVYGAPQTFKINEGVYIHVPTNEDEYHNFYQIAGVFGTLPNHKDLTISVPTRLIMRDVPLTAKSESELRQLRTDLPYTEIKWEAAIDRVTSAATPRQIERVPAGAVFGPAEAVYSLYVGNGETLADVINLFGSLYEAFTYLEDDYLGGMGSRGNGQVRLRNIQIFARRLQAGQYDELTLVMEAPTLPELKRDELLTKLRQHFAAA
- the csm5 gene encoding type III-A CRISPR-associated RAMP protein Csm5, with the translated sequence MPSINRVYQLRIETLSPLCVLSGSRLYEQVDFYTDRETTYVFNSDAVLDLVLQRWLERQPSREQQLARLAEREERLQRRKQKNIEDIKRFEASPPKDPRKAQEMEQRLIAEAKEIKEGLARLKAERSSLETESTTVVVPPELLQNSGIGDLLKTRLLTVDDLRTVPGLLRYSYAGRPEVKSGQSEILACVKDPADRLYLPGSTLKGALRTVLAWALAPERAAQVLAQFADAEDKRNAAAAIERNIFYGRKQRHDKRVSHNLLLDVMRTVHLSDSQPVSQNPLLAQVRVFPRGSPMTVEAVPDGVTFTAVLQIEQYPFTGQIARSVIDFGDWAQQLQPARLAELGRQRARVLIEGEQTYFRQHPEAAAITRFYAGLAERLAGLEGTNAFLLPIGWGAGWRSKTLDNLLREGNRETIFVQAVHRYNLKLHRQRSQRFQAGDRFPDTRKLVMQNGQPWLPLGWVCLTIEERRV